The proteins below come from a single Mesobacillus jeotgali genomic window:
- a CDS encoding efflux RND transporter permease subunit → MKNLVNFVLGNKLAVWLLTIIITVSGIYSGTRMNMETIPNISIPYLMVMDVYPGATPEKVMEDVSIPIEKAVEGLEDVKYVYSNSYSNMSSIQVEYEYGIDMDEAKRALQSALDMVTLPEGAQEPTITAISMNMMPVAALSVSSSTEDIVELTSTVEEILLPKIDKIDGVASVTMTGQHIEEVNLTYDEAKLAQFGLTETNVKEMIQASNLGVSLGLFEFKEGEQAVAVDGKFTTTEELKNMLIPVTPSAANPSPFVKLSELAEVELVGKVQSISRTNGEDAIALQIVKEQQANTVDVVNAVKDLVKEEESKIDGLVIEVSLDQGEPIEESVFTMIEKALFGGLIAILVILLFLRDFKSTIISIVSIPVSIFMALLLLNWMDITLNIMTLGAITVAIGRVIDDSIVVVENIYRRLHLKEERLTGRALVREATIEMFKPILSSTLVTVAVFAPLIFVGGMVGELFAPFALTMTFALGASLIVAITIVPALSHFLFKKKLYSEKTESSHKEVGKLAHWYKGILNKSLNHKIITSLIAVVLLAGSLALTPIIGFSFMGSEEDKVMYLTYTPKAGELKEETIENVAEVEEEMLKRKDIDIVQVSINEEADQMAAMMGGGAGGALMYLIFDPEMENFSEVREELEEYVFNIGHSGEWKSQNFGGMSMPENEISYTLYSEDLDKLTSTVKMVEDEMKTVGGLKDVTSSAEDAYVEYIFKVEQDELLQYGLTAGQIVMMLNPNKSEEILTTVEKDGESLDVIVQQEQAEQPESIDDILATEVQTALGTTLPLSELVTVEEGTTMNTLARSKGQYYASVSGTVVSKDVSKAAAEAEKAIDKLDLPKGVEVGVAGVQADMTETFSQLGAAMLAAIAIVYFILVVTFREGVAPFAILFSLPFAVIGSFVGLLIADETISVSVMMGLLMLIGIVVTNAIVLVDRIIHMEREGLTMREAVLEAGATRLRPILMTAIATIGALIPLAIGSGGGGLISKGLAITVIGGLTSSTLLTLIIVPIVYEVLSKLFKKNRKEIVEN, encoded by the coding sequence GTGAAAAATTTAGTGAATTTTGTACTCGGAAATAAATTGGCCGTATGGCTGCTTACGATTATCATAACCGTGTCAGGGATTTATTCCGGCACAAGGATGAACATGGAGACTATCCCAAATATATCAATCCCATACCTGATGGTGATGGATGTATATCCTGGGGCGACTCCTGAAAAAGTAATGGAAGATGTGTCAATCCCGATTGAGAAAGCGGTAGAGGGACTGGAAGACGTTAAATATGTCTATTCGAATTCCTACTCCAATATGTCGAGTATCCAGGTAGAGTATGAGTATGGCATTGATATGGATGAGGCCAAGCGTGCCTTGCAATCGGCATTGGATATGGTGACACTGCCTGAAGGAGCTCAGGAGCCGACCATCACAGCGATCAGCATGAATATGATGCCAGTTGCGGCATTGAGTGTCAGCAGTTCAACGGAGGATATTGTGGAGCTTACATCAACCGTTGAGGAAATCCTTCTTCCAAAAATCGATAAAATCGATGGTGTTGCTTCTGTCACCATGACTGGTCAGCATATCGAAGAAGTAAATTTAACTTACGATGAAGCAAAGCTTGCGCAATTTGGATTAACGGAAACGAATGTGAAGGAAATGATCCAAGCCAGCAATCTGGGCGTTTCATTGGGCCTTTTTGAGTTCAAAGAAGGCGAGCAGGCTGTTGCCGTCGATGGCAAATTTACGACGACAGAAGAATTGAAAAATATGCTGATTCCGGTCACGCCGTCAGCAGCCAATCCATCACCTTTTGTTAAACTGAGCGAGCTTGCTGAAGTTGAGCTTGTTGGTAAAGTACAATCCATTTCACGCACCAATGGTGAAGATGCAATTGCCCTTCAGATTGTCAAGGAGCAGCAGGCGAACACGGTTGATGTAGTGAATGCAGTGAAAGATTTAGTAAAAGAAGAAGAATCCAAAATCGATGGCTTGGTCATTGAAGTATCGCTTGACCAGGGAGAGCCAATTGAAGAATCTGTTTTTACCATGATTGAAAAAGCTTTATTTGGCGGATTAATCGCGATTCTGGTTATCCTCCTATTCCTGCGTGACTTCAAATCTACGATTATATCAATTGTCTCGATCCCAGTTTCGATTTTTATGGCCCTGCTGCTATTGAACTGGATGGACATCACCCTTAATATCATGACACTTGGCGCGATTACTGTAGCGATTGGCCGTGTGATCGATGACTCGATTGTCGTCGTAGAAAATATTTATCGCCGCCTGCATCTGAAAGAAGAGAGATTGACAGGCCGGGCACTTGTGCGTGAAGCGACAATTGAAATGTTCAAGCCAATTTTGTCGTCGACGCTCGTTACGGTTGCTGTATTTGCACCATTGATTTTTGTTGGCGGCATGGTAGGGGAATTATTCGCGCCATTTGCCTTGACAATGACATTTGCACTGGGTGCTTCACTGATAGTGGCGATTACCATCGTACCAGCGTTATCTCACTTTTTATTCAAGAAGAAGTTATATAGTGAGAAAACGGAAAGCAGCCATAAGGAAGTTGGAAAACTGGCTCATTGGTATAAGGGTATCTTGAATAAGTCGCTTAATCATAAAATCATAACTTCCCTCATTGCTGTTGTCTTGCTTGCTGGAAGCCTTGCATTGACACCAATCATCGGTTTCAGCTTCATGGGCAGTGAAGAAGATAAAGTCATGTATCTGACTTACACACCTAAAGCCGGTGAGCTTAAGGAAGAAACCATTGAAAATGTAGCAGAAGTAGAAGAAGAAATGCTGAAACGCAAAGACATCGATATCGTACAGGTATCGATCAATGAAGAGGCAGATCAGATGGCGGCCATGATGGGCGGAGGAGCAGGCGGAGCATTAATGTACCTGATCTTTGACCCGGAAATGGAGAACTTTTCAGAAGTAAGAGAAGAACTTGAGGAATATGTCTTCAACATTGGCCACAGCGGTGAATGGAAGAGCCAGAACTTCGGCGGGATGTCGATGCCTGAGAATGAAATCAGCTATACCTTGTACAGTGAGGATTTAGACAAATTAACCAGCACTGTCAAGATGGTTGAAGACGAAATGAAAACTGTTGGAGGCCTGAAGGACGTAACCTCCAGTGCAGAAGACGCCTATGTTGAGTACATCTTCAAGGTTGAGCAGGATGAATTGCTGCAATATGGTCTGACAGCAGGACAAATCGTCATGATGCTCAATCCGAATAAATCGGAAGAAATTCTGACGACGGTTGAAAAAGATGGAGAATCACTTGATGTGATCGTCCAGCAAGAGCAAGCTGAACAGCCGGAATCAATCGATGACATCCTTGCCACTGAAGTGCAAACAGCACTTGGAACGACCTTGCCTCTGTCTGAGTTGGTGACGGTTGAAGAAGGCACAACGATGAACACTCTGGCGCGCAGCAAAGGCCAGTACTATGCTTCTGTATCAGGCACTGTCGTAAGCAAGGATGTTTCAAAGGCGGCTGCTGAAGCTGAAAAAGCAATCGATAAATTAGATCTGCCTAAAGGCGTGGAAGTTGGCGTAGCAGGTGTTCAGGCAGATATGACCGAAACATTCTCACAGCTTGGCGCTGCAATGCTTGCTGCGATTGCGATCGTCTATTTTATCCTGGTGGTTACCTTCCGGGAAGGTGTCGCACCATTTGCAATCCTATTCTCGCTTCCATTCGCAGTCATTGGTTCATTTGTCGGGCTGCTTATTGCAGATGAAACCATCTCTGTCTCTGTCATGATGGGTCTGTTGATGCTGATTGGTATCGTCGTAACGAACGCCATCGTGCTGGTAGACCGAATCATTCATATGGAACGTGAAGGGCTGACAATGCGTGAAGCAGTACTTGAGGCAGGCGCTACACGTTTACGCCCAATCCTGATGACCGCAATTGCCACAATAGGCGCCTTAATACCATTAGCGATAGGATCAGGCGGAGGCGGACTGATTTCCAAAGGTCTGGCGATTACCGTAATCGGCGGTTTGACCAGCTCGACCTTATTAACCCTGATTATCGTACCGATTGTTTACGAGGTTCTATCAAAATTGTTTAAGAAAAACCGTAAGGAAATTGTAGAAAATTAA